The genomic DNA TGGGCGCTCTTTGGGCGTCTTTACCCTGACACCTTACCACGTGTGGCGTCGGCAACACGCGATCCACCATTCCGCCGCCGGTAATCTGGATATGCGCGGAATCGGTGATGTGACGACCTTGACGGTGGATGAATATCTGGCCCGCTCGCGCTTTGGCCGCTTTATGTACCGCGTTTATCGCAGCCCGTTTACGCTGTTCCTGCTTGGGCCTGCCTATATCTTTCTGGTGCAGAATCGCATCCCCTACGGCTTGATGAAATCAGGGGCTTCGTTCTGGATTTCCGCGATGGGAACAAATGCGGCCTTGCTGGCGGGCGTTGCGACCCTGGTTTATTTCGGGGGCTGGACGCCGCTTTTGCTGGTGGTTTTGCCAACTTGGATCGTTGCCGCCTCTGCCGGGGTTTGGCTGTTTTATGTGCAGCACCAGTTTGAAGACACCCATTGGCGCAAAAACGAAGAGTGGCAGTTGCATGAAGCAGCCCTTGCGGGGTCTTCGCATTACGTTCTGCCCAAGCCATTGCAGTGGTTTTCCGCGAATATCGGGATTCACCATGTGCATCATCTGTACAGTCGCATCCCCTTTTATCGCCTGACAGAGGTGATCAAGGAACATCCGATTCTGGATGAAAGCCAACGGATGACGGTCAGCGAAAGCATCTCTTGTGCGCGCCTGCACCTTTGGGACGAAAGCCAGAAGAAGTTGCTCTCGTTCCGTCGTGCCCATGCAATGTATCTTGCCGCATGAAAACCAAGGATAGGGTGGCTTGGCTGCCCTATCTGTCCGCGCCGTGATATTCAGGATTTGGTTGCATTTCCGTGGCGGCGGCAAGCCTGTTCGACATGTTGTAAAAGGACGTGACGGCGGCGATATCCCAGATGTCACGATCTGAAAACCCTGCCATACGAAGCGCTTGACGGTCGGCTTCCTCCATATCCTTCGGCGCGTTCGTCAGCTTGACCGCAAAGCGCAGCATTTCTTTTTGCCGTGCCTCCAAGGGCGCCGCCCGCCAGTTTTGCGCAATCACCTCGGCCAATGCCGGATCGCCCGAAAGCTGGCGCAGTGCCGCACCATGGGCCGTCAGGCAATACACGCAGCGATTCTCGGCCGAGACGGCAACGGCGATCATTTCCCGTTCCATCTTGCTAAGGCCCGAGGGGGCCAGCATCAGATCGTTATACATTTCCATGAAGGCCCGCAGTTTCGCCTGATCAAAGCTGTAGGCGCGCAGGACATTCGGGACCAATCCCAGCTTTTCCTCACATTTCGCAAAATAGGCCGTAATGTCGGCATCAAGCGGGTCGGCGGCAGGCAGGTG from Pseudorhodobacter turbinis includes the following:
- a CDS encoding peroxidase-related enzyme (This protein belongs to a clade of uncharacterized proteins related to peroxidases such as the alkylhydroperoxidase AhpD.), which produces MTDTTALHLPAADPLDADITAYFAKCEEKLGLVPNVLRAYSFDQAKLRAFMEMYNDLMLAPSGLSKMEREMIAVAVSAENRCVYCLTAHGAALRQLSGDPALAEVIAQNWRAAPLEARQKEMLRFAVKLTNAPKDMEEADRQALRMAGFSDRDIWDIAAVTSFYNMSNRLAAATEMQPNPEYHGADR
- a CDS encoding fatty acid desaturase, which translates into the protein MNIQNLRDAASAAMPDQNRTAREWLQVLAKYRDPDPSRSTYELLVTMVPFISIWAVALWVLQYSGLAAFALGAVNGLFLVRLFCIQHDCGHASFYANRKVSDWVGRSLGVFTLTPYHVWRRQHAIHHSAAGNLDMRGIGDVTTLTVDEYLARSRFGRFMYRVYRSPFTLFLLGPAYIFLVQNRIPYGLMKSGASFWISAMGTNAALLAGVATLVYFGGWTPLLLVVLPTWIVAASAGVWLFYVQHQFEDTHWRKNEEWQLHEAALAGSSHYVLPKPLQWFSANIGIHHVHHLYSRIPFYRLTEVIKEHPILDESQRMTVSESISCARLHLWDESQKKLLSFRRAHAMYLAA